CGTTGACGCCGCGCACGGCGATCTCGACCCGGCGGCCGGAGTCGTCCTTGGCCGCGACGGTGCCGGTCAGCACCATCGTGTCGCCCGGGTAGTTGGGCGCGCCCAGCCTGATCCTGATGGCCCTGACCACCGCGGCGGGGCCGGCCCAGCCCGTCACGTACCGGTCGACGAGCCCGTTGGTGGTCAGGATGTTCATGAAGACGTCCCTGGAGCCGCGCTCGACGGCGAGCGACGGGTCGTGGTGGACGTCCTGGTAGTCGCGGCTCGCCAGCGCGGTCGCGACGATCATCGTGCGGGTCAGGGGGATGCTCAGCTCGGGAAGCTCCTCCCCCACCGCGACGTCCTCGTAGCTCCTGCTCACGGCGTCTCCGGTCACGGCGTCTCCGCTCACAGGGCCGCCCCCAGGAGCTCCAGGTCGGACGACGCGCCGCCGAGCGTCCCGGAGATCTGCTTGCCCCACAGGAAGTGGCGGTGCACCGGGTAGTCGACGTCCACGCCGATGCCGCCGTGCAGGTGCTGGACGCGGTGGACGACGTTCAGCCCGCCCTCGTCCGACCACCACTTGGCGACGAGCACGGCGGTCTCGGCGTCCTCCCCGGCGTCGACCAGCGAGAGGGCGTGCCAGAGGCAGACGCGCAGCGCGTCGATCTCGATGTAGCAGTCGGCGAGCTGGTGCTGGGCGGCCTGGAAGGTGGCGAGCGGGCGGCCGAACTGCTCGCGGCCCGACAGGTAGTCGGCGGCCATGCGCAGCGCGCCCTCCGCGACGCCGACCTGGACGGCGGCCAGGGAGACGCGGGCCAGCCGCAGCGCCGTGGCGAGCGCGCCGTCCGGAAGGGCCCGCGCCGGGGCGCCGTCGAGGGTCAGGTGACCGGCGGCGTCGCGGCCGGTGGTCTCCGCGCGCTCCCACGCCACCCCGGCGGCCGAGGCCTCCAGCAGGAACAGGCCGGGCCCTTCCGGCGAGACGGCCGAGACGAGGACGTGGCTCGCGCCGAACGGCGTCGGGACGGCGGCCTTCGTGCCGGTCAGCACCCAGTTCCCGCCGTCGCGGACGGCGGCGCAGCGCGGCGCGGCGGGGTCGGCGGGGGCGAACTCCTC
The sequence above is a segment of the Actinomadura coerulea genome. Coding sequences within it:
- a CDS encoding MaoC family dehydratase, whose product is MTGDAVSRSYEDVAVGEELPELSIPLTRTMIVATALASRDYQDVHHDPSLAVERGSRDVFMNILTTNGLVDRYVTGWAGPAAVVRAIRIRLGAPNYPGDTMVLTGTVAAKDDSGRRVEIAVRGVNAIGPHVTGTVVVELPAVEVPVVQARAVEVQGSGA
- a CDS encoding acyl-CoA dehydrogenase family protein; its protein translation is MDFTLGEELEAVRDLARQIFTDRATQARIKDAEGSERGYDEGLWAELGETGLLGVALPESAGGAGLGAAGLAVLLEEQGRTVAPVPVWPAVVAALTLASHGEDVPAAFADGTSRPTVALEEFAPADPAAPRCAAVRDGGNWVLTGTKAAVPTPFGASHVLVSAVSPEGPGLFLLEASAAGVAWERAETTGRDAAGHLTLDGAPARALPDGALATALRLARVSLAAVQVGVAEGALRMAADYLSGREQFGRPLATFQAAQHQLADCYIEIDALRVCLWHALSLVDAGEDAETAVLVAKWWSDEGGLNVVHRVQHLHGGIGVDVDYPVHRHFLWGKQISGTLGGASSDLELLGAAL